One part of the Lapillicoccus jejuensis genome encodes these proteins:
- a CDS encoding glycosyltransferase 87 family protein, giving the protein MARDLPRVGERRPPETPDLVTVPTLEDPVVREASHVVGGPMGRYAVPLAHGLRVVAALLAALSALTMGAAVIERAHCVDQGWSTPDQFWHLCFSDLPATYKDNGLSVGAVPFLTGATGSPTLAQPPLTAVTMTVVAQLVPDGDAQHRMLLYFVLWAALAGILLALTTWWTAMSVPRTPFRAAHVALSPVVVLTVVVAPDVLGVALVAAGLWAWRRERTVAAGALLGLAVSARSYPVLVLVALLLVGLRAGRVPAVARTLGAAAGTVALVTGLLALLNPDAALAAYRAWAGSAAGFGSPWVLPQLAGYPLPAGAVTVLAVVGWVAALLAGAVLALSSPRRPGVAEVALVMVAIVLVTGKSVPVQSSLWLVPLVALVGLSWRDHLVWAGVEALYFVTVWLYIAGLSTPDRGLPPGWYSFFLVLRLAGMAWLLVRTWRMARSRWPDLREEAQERRRTAAEAGHALDPQLLEALEAADEEAAVEEETDPLAGPLRGARDELIVRFG; this is encoded by the coding sequence GTGGCCCGCGACCTGCCGCGCGTCGGCGAGCGCCGGCCGCCGGAGACCCCCGACCTCGTCACCGTCCCCACGCTCGAGGACCCGGTGGTCCGCGAGGCCAGCCACGTCGTCGGCGGGCCGATGGGCCGGTACGCCGTCCCGCTGGCCCACGGGCTGCGGGTCGTCGCCGCGCTGCTCGCCGCGCTCAGCGCGCTGACCATGGGCGCCGCCGTGATCGAGCGGGCGCACTGCGTCGACCAGGGCTGGAGCACCCCGGACCAGTTCTGGCACCTGTGCTTCTCGGACCTGCCGGCCACGTACAAGGACAACGGCCTCAGCGTCGGCGCCGTCCCCTTCCTCACTGGCGCGACCGGGTCGCCGACCCTGGCCCAGCCGCCGCTCACCGCGGTGACGATGACCGTCGTGGCCCAGCTCGTCCCCGACGGCGACGCGCAGCACCGCATGCTCCTGTACTTCGTCCTGTGGGCCGCGCTCGCGGGGATCCTCCTCGCGCTGACGACGTGGTGGACGGCGATGTCGGTGCCCCGGACCCCGTTCCGGGCCGCGCACGTCGCGCTCTCCCCGGTCGTCGTCCTCACCGTCGTCGTCGCGCCCGACGTCCTCGGGGTCGCGCTCGTCGCGGCCGGGCTGTGGGCGTGGCGCCGGGAGCGGACGGTCGCCGCGGGCGCCCTGCTCGGCCTCGCCGTCTCCGCCCGCAGCTACCCGGTGCTCGTCCTCGTCGCCCTGCTGCTCGTCGGGCTGCGGGCCGGGCGGGTGCCTGCCGTCGCCCGCACCCTGGGCGCGGCCGCCGGCACCGTCGCCCTCGTCACCGGTCTGCTCGCCCTGCTCAACCCCGACGCGGCCCTCGCGGCCTACCGCGCCTGGGCCGGGTCGGCGGCCGGCTTCGGGTCGCCGTGGGTGCTGCCGCAGCTGGCCGGCTACCCGCTGCCGGCCGGCGCGGTCACCGTGCTCGCCGTCGTCGGCTGGGTCGCCGCGCTGCTCGCCGGCGCGGTCCTGGCCCTGTCCAGCCCCCGCCGACCGGGGGTCGCCGAGGTCGCCCTCGTCATGGTCGCGATCGTCCTCGTCACCGGGAAGTCGGTGCCGGTGCAGAGCTCGCTGTGGCTCGTCCCGCTCGTCGCCCTCGTCGGCCTGTCCTGGCGCGACCACCTGGTCTGGGCCGGTGTCGAGGCGCTCTACTTCGTCACCGTCTGGCTCTACATCGCCGGGCTGTCGACCCCGGACCGCGGACTGCCGCCGGGCTGGTACTCCTTCTTCCTCGTCCTGCGGCTCGCCGGGATGGCGTGGCTGCTCGTGCGCACCTGGCGGATGGCGCGGTCGCGCTGGCCCGACCTGCGCGAGGAGGCGCAGGAGCGACGCCGTACGGCGGCCGAGGCCGGGCACGCGCTCGACCCGCAGCTGCTCGAGGCCCTCGAGGCCGCTGACGAGGAGGCCGCGGTCGAGGAGGAGACCGACCCGCTGGCCGGCCCCCTGCGCGGGGCCCGCGACGAGCTCATCGTCCGCTTCGGGTGA
- the rpsF gene encoding 30S ribosomal protein S6 yields MRQYELMVILDPELDERTVAPSLDKFLTVVSKEGGSVDNVDIWGRRRLAYDIKKKSEGIYAVVNLTATPATAQELDRQLGLNESVLRTKLLRPGA; encoded by the coding sequence ATGCGTCAGTACGAACTCATGGTCATCCTCGACCCGGAGCTGGACGAGCGGACGGTCGCCCCGTCGCTCGACAAGTTCCTCACCGTCGTCAGCAAGGAGGGCGGCTCCGTCGACAACGTCGACATCTGGGGTCGCCGTCGCCTCGCCTACGACATCAAGAAGAAGTCCGAGGGCATCTACGCCGTCGTCAACCTGACGGCCACCCCGGCCACGGCCCAGGAGCTGGACCGCCAGCTCGGGCTCAACGAGTCGGTCCTGCGGACCAAGCTCCTGCGCCCCGGCGCCTGA
- a CDS encoding single-stranded DNA-binding protein, which translates to MAGDTVITIIGNITGDPELRFTPSGAAVANFTVASTPRAFDRQSNEWKDGETLFMRCSVWRDAAENVAESIQRGTRVIVQGRLKSRSYETKEGEKRTVVEMEVDEIGPSLRYASAKVTKTQRSGGGGGGGGFGGGGGGQQGGGWGGGSGGGQQAEDPWATGGGNGGSGGNGGGQQGGGWGGGSGGGQQGGGNQGGGNQGGWGGGAPSYDEPPF; encoded by the coding sequence ATGGCAGGCGACACCGTCATCACGATCATCGGCAACATCACCGGTGACCCTGAGCTGCGCTTCACCCCGTCCGGGGCCGCGGTCGCGAACTTCACCGTGGCCTCGACCCCCCGCGCGTTCGACCGCCAGTCGAACGAGTGGAAGGACGGCGAGACGCTCTTCATGCGGTGCTCCGTCTGGCGCGACGCGGCGGAGAACGTCGCCGAGTCCATCCAGCGGGGCACCCGCGTCATCGTGCAGGGCCGGCTGAAGTCGCGCTCGTACGAGACCAAGGAGGGCGAGAAGCGCACCGTCGTCGAGATGGAGGTCGACGAGATCGGCCCCTCGCTGCGGTACGCCTCGGCCAAGGTCACCAAGACCCAGCGCTCCGGCGGTGGCGGCGGTGGCGGCGGTTTCGGTGGCGGTGGCGGCGGCCAGCAGGGCGGCGGCTGGGGCGGAGGCTCCGGCGGCGGCCAGCAGGCCGAGGACCCCTGGGCCACCGGTGGTGGCAACGGGGGCTCCGGCGGCAACGGCGGCGGCCAGCAGGGCGGCGGCTGGGGCGGAGGCTCCGGCGGCGGCCAGCAGGGTGGCGGCAACCAGGGCGGCGGGAACCAGGGCGGTTGGGGCGGCGGCGCGCCGTCGTACGACGAGCCCCCGTTCTGA
- the rpsR gene encoding 30S ribosomal protein S18, whose translation MAKPVVRKPKKKANPLKAAKVENIDYKDTALLRKFISDRGKIRARRVTGVSVQEQRLIATAVKNAREMALLPYSSSAR comes from the coding sequence ATGGCCAAGCCCGTTGTGCGCAAGCCCAAGAAGAAGGCGAACCCGCTCAAGGCCGCCAAGGTCGAGAACATCGACTACAAGGACACCGCGCTGCTGCGCAAGTTCATCTCCGACCGCGGCAAGATCCGCGCGCGTCGCGTGACCGGCGTCTCCGTGCAGGAGCAGCGCCTCATCGCCACCGCCGTGAAGAACGCCCGCGAGATGGCGCTGCTGCCCTACAGCAGCTCCGCCCGCTGA
- the rplI gene encoding 50S ribosomal protein L9 has protein sequence MKLILTHEVTGLGAAGDVIDVKDGYARNFLLPRGFATPWTKGGQKQVEAITAARASRAIHDLDDAKQLKGRLEAQTVTVSAKAGRGGRLFGAVSASDVAAAVKASGGPQLDKRKIEVGGHIKSTGSFNATVRLHPEVQATLKLEVVEA, from the coding sequence ATGAAGCTCATCCTCACCCACGAGGTCACGGGTCTCGGTGCCGCCGGCGACGTCATCGACGTCAAGGACGGCTACGCCCGCAACTTCCTCCTCCCGCGCGGCTTCGCGACGCCGTGGACCAAGGGCGGCCAGAAGCAGGTCGAGGCCATCACCGCGGCCCGCGCCTCCCGCGCGATCCACGACCTCGACGACGCCAAGCAGCTCAAGGGCCGCCTCGAGGCGCAGACCGTCACGGTCTCCGCCAAGGCCGGCCGCGGCGGCCGCCTCTTCGGCGCCGTCAGCGCGAGCGACGTCGCCGCGGCCGTCAAGGCCTCCGGTGGCCCGCAGCTCGACAAGCGCAAGATCGAGGTCGGCGGCCACATCAAGTCGACCGGCTCGTTCAACGCGACCGTCCGGCTCCACCCGGAGGTCCAGGCGACCCTCAAGCTCGAGGTCGTCGAGGCCTGA
- a CDS encoding SMP-30/gluconolactonase/LRE family protein, whose translation MATDVQTLVTDLSFAECPRWHERRLWFVDFYTHAVSSCAEDGSDLRVEAHVPQQPSGLGWLPDGRLLVVSMRDRRLLRREADGTLVTHADLSAHVTGHPNDMVVDEQGRAFVGNFGFDLMGGADVAPAVLLRVDPDGTVTQVADDLWFPNGSVITPEGTLLVDETFGNRVTAFDIAADGSLTDRRVWARFGELPTGRALADVLPQLVVAPDGCGLDAEGCLWVADATNGRVLRVREGGEVLEEVHPGTGVFACQLVGDDGRTLVMCCAPDFDEHARSAAREASLRTVRVDVPHGGRP comes from the coding sequence ATGGCCACCGACGTCCAGACCCTCGTGACCGACCTGTCCTTCGCCGAGTGCCCGCGCTGGCACGAGAGGCGGCTGTGGTTCGTCGACTTCTACACGCACGCGGTCTCCTCGTGCGCCGAGGACGGCAGCGACCTGCGCGTCGAGGCGCACGTGCCGCAGCAGCCGTCGGGGCTGGGGTGGCTGCCCGACGGGCGGCTGCTCGTCGTCTCGATGCGCGACCGCCGGCTGCTGCGCCGCGAGGCGGACGGCACGCTCGTCACCCACGCCGACCTCTCGGCGCACGTCACCGGCCACCCCAACGACATGGTCGTCGACGAGCAGGGGCGGGCCTTCGTCGGCAACTTCGGCTTCGACCTCATGGGCGGCGCGGACGTCGCCCCGGCCGTCCTGCTGCGCGTCGACCCGGACGGCACGGTGACCCAGGTCGCCGACGACCTGTGGTTCCCCAACGGCTCGGTCATCACCCCGGAGGGGACGCTCCTCGTCGACGAGACCTTCGGCAACCGGGTCACCGCCTTCGACATCGCCGCCGACGGATCGCTGACCGACCGCCGGGTCTGGGCGCGGTTCGGCGAGCTGCCGACGGGGCGTGCGCTCGCCGACGTCCTGCCGCAGCTCGTCGTCGCGCCGGACGGGTGCGGGCTCGACGCCGAGGGATGCCTGTGGGTCGCGGACGCGACCAACGGGCGGGTCCTGCGGGTCAGGGAGGGCGGCGAGGTCCTCGAGGAGGTGCACCCCGGGACGGGCGTCTTCGCCTGCCAGCTCGTCGGCGACGACGGCCGCACCCTCGTCATGTGCTGCGCGCCGGACTTCGACGAGCACGCCCGCAGCGCCGCCCGCGAGGCGAGCCTGCGGACCGTGCGGGTCGACGTCCCGCACGGGGGCCGCCCCTGA
- a CDS encoding RtcB family protein codes for MEKITQRLVSFASILEAQTRDQAVRTAQLPFVFPHLALMPDAHLGKGATVGSVIPTLRALIPAAVGVDIGCGMIALRTQYDASQLPVDRRPLRQAIEAAVPLSAGAYNTDVTREHTRARLDELESRAASAGLDPASYAGGWRLQLGTLGSGNHFIEVSLDEEDRVWLFLHSGSRGVGNKIATHHIRVAQRLCERWWIDLPDPDLAYLVEGTDEFWAYVRELRWAQHFALLNREEMMDRVVTCFEEWVGGDVVVDELVNCHHNYTEQETHFGRQVWVSRKGAIHAGAGVPGLVPGSMGTRSYVVVGKGDRMSLESAPHGAGREYGRRAAQRRFSYDELVAAMDGIEWSGSQAFLDEIPAAYKDVEVVMADAEDLVEVRHVLRQIVNVKGD; via the coding sequence ATGGAGAAGATCACCCAGCGCCTGGTGAGCTTCGCCTCGATCCTCGAGGCGCAGACCCGGGACCAGGCCGTGCGGACCGCGCAGCTGCCCTTCGTGTTCCCGCACCTCGCCCTCATGCCCGACGCGCACCTCGGCAAGGGCGCCACGGTGGGGTCGGTCATCCCGACCCTGCGCGCGCTGATCCCGGCCGCGGTCGGCGTCGACATCGGCTGCGGCATGATCGCGCTGCGCACGCAGTACGACGCCTCGCAGCTGCCGGTCGACCGGCGCCCGCTGCGGCAGGCGATCGAGGCCGCGGTGCCGCTGTCGGCCGGCGCGTACAACACCGACGTCACCCGTGAGCACACCCGGGCGCGGCTCGACGAGCTCGAGTCGCGCGCGGCGAGCGCGGGTCTCGACCCGGCGTCGTACGCCGGCGGGTGGCGGCTCCAGCTCGGCACGCTCGGCTCGGGCAACCACTTCATCGAGGTGAGCCTCGACGAGGAGGACCGGGTCTGGCTGTTCCTGCACTCGGGGTCCCGGGGCGTCGGCAACAAGATCGCCACCCACCACATCAGGGTCGCGCAACGGCTGTGCGAGCGGTGGTGGATCGACCTGCCCGACCCCGACCTGGCGTACCTCGTCGAGGGGACGGACGAGTTCTGGGCCTACGTGCGCGAGCTGCGGTGGGCGCAGCACTTCGCCCTGCTCAACCGCGAGGAGATGATGGACCGGGTCGTCACCTGCTTCGAGGAGTGGGTCGGCGGCGACGTCGTCGTGGACGAGCTCGTGAACTGCCACCACAACTACACCGAGCAGGAGACGCACTTCGGCCGGCAGGTGTGGGTGTCCCGCAAGGGCGCCATCCACGCGGGCGCGGGCGTGCCCGGCCTCGTCCCCGGGTCGATGGGGACCCGGTCGTACGTCGTCGTCGGCAAGGGTGACCGCATGTCGCTCGAGTCCGCGCCGCACGGGGCGGGCCGCGAGTACGGCCGGCGGGCCGCGCAGCGGCGGTTCTCCTACGACGAGCTCGTCGCGGCGATGGACGGCATCGAGTGGTCCGGGTCGCAGGCCTTCCTCGACGAGATCCCCGCGGCCTACAAGGACGTGGAGGTCGTCATGGCCGACGCGGAGGACCTCGTCGAGGTCCGGCACGTGCTGCGGCAGATCGTCAACGTCAAGGGGGACTGA
- the trpS gene encoding tryptophan--tRNA ligase: protein MTTSTLETTRTTVTADVPTDVTSETTAPRKRMLTGDRPTGQLHLGHYVGSIENRVRLQHEYEAFFIIADLHMLTTKNTRADIDQVSANARAMVLDQLSAGIDPAKATFYLQSAIPEVTELNTLFQNLVTVPRLERVPSLKDMARSAGKDEMPYGLLGYPVLQAADILCVKGNVVPVGKDNHSHVEVTREIARRFNSLYGDVFPVPELVESEITTLVGTDGQAKMSKSIGNTILLADDAAAVRKKVGGMYTDPNRVRADIPGTVEGNPVFVYHHAFNDDAAEVADLEERYRAGRVGDVEVKEKLAAAINRFLEPMRERRAEYESQPGLVDEIIVEGTERTRDEVRAVTAEVKKAMGITGTYNQLRRKAEQARKRRG, encoded by the coding sequence ATGACCACCAGCACCCTCGAGACGACCAGGACGACCGTGACCGCCGACGTGCCCACCGACGTGACCAGCGAGACGACCGCCCCGCGCAAGCGGATGCTCACCGGGGACCGGCCGACCGGCCAGCTGCACCTCGGGCACTACGTCGGGAGCATCGAGAACCGGGTGCGCCTGCAGCACGAGTACGAGGCGTTCTTCATCATCGCCGACCTGCACATGCTGACGACGAAGAACACCCGCGCCGACATCGACCAGGTCAGCGCCAACGCCCGGGCCATGGTCCTCGACCAGCTCTCGGCCGGCATCGACCCGGCGAAGGCGACCTTCTACCTGCAGTCGGCCATCCCCGAGGTGACCGAGCTCAACACGCTCTTCCAGAACCTCGTCACCGTCCCGCGCCTCGAGCGCGTGCCGAGCCTCAAGGACATGGCCCGCAGCGCCGGCAAGGACGAGATGCCGTACGGCCTGCTCGGCTACCCGGTCCTCCAGGCCGCCGACATCCTCTGCGTCAAGGGCAACGTCGTCCCCGTCGGCAAGGACAACCACAGCCACGTCGAGGTCACCCGCGAGATCGCGCGCCGTTTCAACAGCCTGTACGGCGACGTCTTCCCCGTCCCCGAGCTCGTCGAGTCCGAGATCACGACCCTCGTCGGCACCGACGGCCAGGCCAAGATGAGCAAGTCCATCGGCAACACGATCCTGCTCGCCGACGACGCCGCGGCGGTCCGCAAGAAGGTCGGCGGGATGTACACCGACCCCAACCGCGTGCGAGCCGACATCCCGGGCACCGTCGAGGGCAACCCGGTCTTCGTCTACCACCACGCCTTCAACGACGACGCCGCCGAGGTCGCCGACCTCGAGGAGCGCTACCGGGCCGGTCGGGTCGGCGACGTCGAGGTCAAGGAGAAGCTGGCCGCCGCGATCAACCGCTTCCTCGAGCCGATGCGCGAGCGCCGGGCCGAGTACGAGTCCCAGCCCGGGCTCGTCGACGAGATCATCGTCGAGGGCACCGAGCGCACGCGCGACGAGGTCCGCGCCGTCACCGCCGAGGTGAAGAAGGCGATGGGGATCACCGGGACCTACAACCAGCTGCGGCGCAAGGCCGAGCAGGCGCGCAAGCGGCGCGGCTGA
- a CDS encoding glycosyltransferase family 2 protein: MALDILVPYWGDPALLRATVESVLAQRNPDWLLTVVDDAYPDDTASRWLATLDDPRVRYVRQEHNVGITQNYRTCRELATQDVMVFLGYDDLLLPGYVDVVLSAHRRFPDAVVIQPGVEVVDEDGHRVRTLADEVKQRLVRPRADRARVLGGEELVTSLLHGDWMYWPSLAFRTTPLREVDFRDGFPVTQDLALVVDLLVRGGTMVLEPTVCFRYRRHRESASSTALLDGSRFAAERAYFALAAEQARTQGWPRAERAARWRLTSRAHAATLLPAALRSGRQDAVRALVRHALGR; encoded by the coding sequence GTGGCGCTCGACATCCTCGTCCCCTACTGGGGCGACCCGGCCCTGCTGCGCGCGACGGTGGAGTCCGTTCTCGCGCAACGGAACCCGGACTGGCTGCTCACCGTCGTCGACGACGCCTACCCGGACGACACGGCGTCCCGGTGGCTGGCGACGCTCGACGACCCGCGGGTGCGCTACGTCCGGCAGGAGCACAACGTCGGCATCACGCAGAACTACCGGACCTGCCGCGAGCTGGCCACGCAGGACGTCATGGTCTTCCTCGGCTACGACGACCTGCTGCTGCCGGGCTACGTCGACGTCGTCCTGTCGGCGCACCGGCGCTTCCCCGACGCGGTCGTCATCCAGCCCGGGGTCGAGGTCGTCGACGAGGACGGGCACCGGGTGCGGACGCTCGCCGACGAGGTGAAGCAGCGGCTGGTGCGGCCGCGGGCCGACCGCGCCCGGGTGCTCGGCGGCGAGGAGCTCGTCACGTCGCTGCTGCACGGCGACTGGATGTACTGGCCGTCGCTCGCCTTCCGGACGACGCCGCTGCGCGAGGTCGACTTCCGTGATGGTTTCCCGGTCACGCAGGACCTCGCGCTCGTCGTCGACCTGCTGGTGCGCGGCGGCACCATGGTCCTCGAGCCGACCGTCTGCTTCCGCTACCGACGGCACCGGGAGAGCGCGTCGTCGACGGCGCTGCTCGACGGGTCGCGCTTCGCGGCGGAGCGGGCGTATTTCGCGCTCGCCGCCGAGCAGGCCCGGACGCAGGGGTGGCCGCGCGCCGAGCGGGCGGCCAGGTGGCGGCTGACGTCACGGGCGCACGCGGCGACGCTGCTGCCGGCGGCGCTGCGGTCGGGGCGACAGGACGCCGTACGGGCGCTGGTGCGGCACGCACTCGGCCGCTGA
- a CDS encoding MATE family efflux transporter codes for MPATPVPADPAGTRREILRLAVPAFLALVAEPLFLLADSAVVGHLGVAQLAGLGVASSVLLTAAGVFVFLAYGTTSVVARHLGAGSPRDAVAAGLDGLWLSLVLGAAAAVAVAVPAAWWAGRFGAGDAAVEQAATYLRVAALGLPGMLVVLAVTGVLRGLQDTRTPLITSVAGFTGNIALNVLFVYGLGWGIAGSAWGTVLAQTGMAVALVVVVLRAARRLGAPMRPHPYGVLRAAVGGVPLLVRTLALRAATLVTTAVAARYGDDALAAHQVVLTVWSFLAFALDALAIAAQAMTGRSLGAGDVDGARSVAATVARWGVVSGVVTGVVVLAVAPVAGRAFSSDPQVVGAAAGAFVAVAVSQWLSGYVFVVDGVLMGAGDTVWLAVAMVAALVVWAPLVLLLSRSGAALPGGFGHELAGLWVWFGAGFMALRAVGLWWRFRGDGWAVTGARR; via the coding sequence GTGCCAGCGACCCCGGTTCCGGCCGATCCGGCGGGGACGCGCCGCGAGATCCTGCGGCTCGCCGTACCGGCGTTCCTCGCCCTCGTCGCCGAGCCGCTCTTCCTGCTCGCCGACTCCGCCGTGGTCGGCCACCTCGGCGTCGCCCAGCTCGCCGGTCTCGGCGTCGCCTCGAGCGTCCTGCTCACCGCCGCCGGGGTCTTCGTCTTCCTCGCCTACGGCACGACGAGCGTCGTCGCGCGCCACCTCGGCGCCGGCAGCCCGCGCGACGCCGTCGCCGCCGGGCTCGACGGGCTGTGGCTCTCGCTCGTCCTCGGCGCGGCGGCCGCGGTCGCCGTCGCGGTCCCGGCCGCGTGGTGGGCGGGCCGGTTCGGCGCGGGAGACGCGGCGGTGGAGCAGGCGGCGACGTACCTGCGGGTCGCTGCGCTCGGTCTGCCGGGGATGCTCGTCGTCCTCGCGGTGACCGGGGTGCTGCGCGGGCTGCAGGACACCCGCACGCCGCTCATCACGTCGGTCGCCGGTTTCACGGGAAACATCGCGCTCAACGTGCTGTTCGTCTACGGCCTCGGCTGGGGGATCGCCGGGTCCGCGTGGGGCACCGTCCTCGCCCAGACCGGGATGGCGGTGGCCCTCGTCGTGGTCGTCCTGCGCGCCGCGCGGCGGTTGGGCGCGCCGATGCGCCCCCACCCGTACGGCGTCCTGCGGGCGGCGGTGGGCGGGGTGCCGCTCCTCGTGCGGACCCTCGCGCTGCGGGCGGCGACGCTCGTCACGACCGCCGTGGCGGCGCGGTACGGCGACGACGCGCTCGCCGCGCACCAGGTCGTCCTCACGGTGTGGAGCTTCCTCGCCTTCGCGCTCGACGCGCTCGCCATCGCGGCGCAGGCGATGACCGGTCGCTCGCTGGGGGCGGGTGACGTCGACGGGGCGCGGTCGGTCGCGGCGACGGTCGCGCGCTGGGGTGTCGTCAGCGGGGTCGTCACCGGCGTCGTCGTCCTCGCCGTGGCGCCGGTGGCGGGCCGGGCGTTCAGCAGCGACCCGCAGGTCGTCGGGGCGGCAGCGGGGGCCTTCGTCGCCGTCGCCGTCTCGCAGTGGCTCAGCGGCTACGTGTTCGTCGTCGACGGGGTGCTCATGGGCGCCGGCGACACGGTGTGGCTGGCGGTCGCCATGGTCGCCGCGCTCGTCGTGTGGGCGCCGCTCGTGCTGCTGCTGTCGCGCTCGGGGGCGGCGCTGCCGGGTGGGTTCGGGCACGAGCTCGCGGGGCTGTGGGTGTGGTTCGGCGCCGGCTTCATGGCGCTGCGGGCGGTCGGGCTGTGGTGGCGTTTCCGCGGCGACGGGTGGGCGGTGACCGGCGCCCGGCGCTGA
- a CDS encoding DUF2277 domain-containing protein — MCRNIRPLHNFEPPATSDEVRAAALQYVRKVSGTHARTPSRANQEAFDEAVETIAQATQHLLDHLTSSAPAKNREEEAAKARARSAERYNRPA; from the coding sequence ATGTGCCGCAACATCCGCCCCCTGCACAACTTCGAGCCCCCGGCGACCAGCGACGAGGTGCGCGCCGCGGCGCTGCAGTACGTCCGCAAGGTCTCGGGCACCCACGCCCGGACCCCGTCGCGGGCTAACCAGGAGGCGTTCGACGAGGCCGTCGAGACGATCGCGCAGGCCACCCAGCACCTGCTCGACCACCTCACGTCGTCGGCGCCGGCCAAGAACCGCGAGGAGGAGGCGGCCAAGGCGCGGGCCCGCTCGGCCGAGCGCTACAACCGCCCCGCCTGA
- a CDS encoding MOSC domain-containing protein, whose protein sequence is MNAPSVGPPDHPIVVAVCRDDRHRFSKAPQPSLTLLEGLGVEGDAHAGTTVQHRSRVRRDPTAPNLRQVHLLPTALLDRVRREGHDVGPGDLGENLLVDGLHLHALPTGTRLHVGGAVLRVTGLRNPCRQIDAFSPGLLGLVVGRDDDGHVVRRGGVMAVVERGGVVRPGDGVRVETPAAPYVPLEPV, encoded by the coding sequence GTGAACGCCCCGTCCGTCGGACCACCGGACCACCCCATCGTGGTCGCGGTCTGCCGCGACGACCGGCACCGCTTCAGCAAGGCCCCGCAGCCGTCCCTCACCCTCCTCGAGGGCCTCGGCGTCGAGGGCGACGCCCACGCCGGGACCACCGTGCAGCACCGCTCCCGCGTCCGACGCGACCCCACCGCCCCCAACCTGCGCCAGGTCCACCTGCTCCCGACCGCCCTGCTCGATCGGGTGCGCCGTGAGGGCCACGACGTCGGCCCCGGCGACCTCGGCGAGAACCTCCTCGTCGACGGCCTCCACCTGCACGCCCTGCCCACCGGCACCCGGCTGCACGTCGGTGGGGCGGTGCTGAGGGTCACCGGCCTGCGCAACCCCTGCCGGCAGATCGACGCCTTCTCGCCCGGCCTCCTCGGGCTCGTCGTCGGACGCGACGACGACGGCCACGTCGTGCGCCGCGGGGGCGTCATGGCCGTCGTCGAGCGCGGCGGCGTCGTCCGCCCGGGCGACGGCGTCCGGGTCGAGACGCCCGCGGCGCCGTACGTGCCCCTCGAGCCGGTCTGA